One Triplophysa dalaica isolate WHDGS20190420 chromosome 11, ASM1584641v1, whole genome shotgun sequence genomic window carries:
- the ppm1g gene encoding protein phosphatase 1G, whose protein sequence is MGAYLSQPNTEKSTGDGGNKCMSYGFAAMQGWRVSMEDAHNCIPELDDETAMFAVYDGHGGEEVALYCSKYLPDIIKEQKTYKDGKLQKALEDAFLAIDSRITTEEVIKELVQIAGRPQEETEKVAEEDDVDNEEAALLHEEATMTIEELLVRYGQNMNKMGKKANQEPSKQCEDVEKTHAEKGINGEVESGASEADSNGKEKAAGAGDSAEGSKMRACRRVAAASGGSSSSSSNKPGSTGDAGPSCSSSAAPAPGSAKSKFFEDSEESEEGEEEEEGSDEEDCSEEDGENSSENDEEDDTEEGEEEDTDEEEEMCLPGMDGKEEPGSDSGTTAVVALIRGKQLIVANAGDSRCVVSEKGKAVDMSYDHKPEDELELARIKNAGGKVTMDGRVNGGLNLSRAIGDHFYKRNKNLPPEEQMISALPDVKVLTFNEDHEFMVIACDGIWNVMSSQEVVDFVTERLKTDAGKDRPLTAIIEELLDHCLAPDTSGDGTGCDNMTCIIITFSPHLVCNVAECSKKRKVDETAAEENGSDSKKSKTE, encoded by the exons ATGGGGGCTTACTTGTCTCAACCCAACACGGAGAAGAGCACAGGAGACGGCGGGAATAAGTGCATGAGCTATGGGTTCGCGGCCATGCAGGGCTGGCGTGTGTCTATGGAG GACGCCCACAATTGCATCCCAGAGCTGGATGATGAAACCGCGATGTTTGCCGTCTATGATGGCCATGGGG GTGAGGAGGTCGCCTTGTATTGCTCCAAATACTTGCCAGACATTATTAAAGAGCAGAAGACATATAAGGATGGAAAGCTGCAAAAG GCTCTTGAAGATGCATTCCTGGCTATAGACAGCAGAATCACCACAGAGGAAGTTATCAAGGAGCTTGTTCAGATAGCTGGTCGCCCTCAGGAAGAAACTGAAAAAGTAGCGGAAGAAGATGATG TTGACAATGAAGAGGCTGCTCTACTTCATGAAGAAGCCACCATGACAATCGAGGAGCTGCTCGTCCGCTATGgccaaaacatgaacaaaatggGCAAAAAGGCCAATCAGGAACCCTCAAAACAGTGCGAGGATGTAGAGAAGACTCACGCAGAGAAGGGAATCAATGGGGAGGTGGAATCTGGAGCTTCTGAAGCTGACAGCAATGGAAAAGAGAAAGCAGCCGGTGCTGGAGATTCAGCTGAAGGCTCCAAGATGAGGGCCTGTAGAAGAGTGGCGGCGGCCTCTGGCGGCAGCAGTAGCTCTTCTTCTAATAAGCCAGGATCAACTGGAGATGCTGGTCCATCCTGCTCTTCCTCTGCTGCTCCTGCTCCAGGAAGTGCCAAGTCCAAGTTTTTCGAGGACAGCGAAGAGTCAGAGGAgggagaagaggaagaggagggtaGCGATGAAGAG GACTGCAGCGAGGAGGATGGTGAGAACAGCAGTGAGAATGATGAAGAGGATGACACGGAAGAAGGTGAGGAAGAGGATACAGACGAGGAGGAGGAAATGTGCTTGCCTGGCATGGATGGAAAAGAAGAG CCGGGTTCAGACAGCGGGACAACAGCTGTAGTTGCTCTCATTCGGGGAAAGCAGCTCATAGTGGCCAACGCTGGAGACTCCAGATGTGTTGTGTCTGAAAAAGGAAAAGCTGTGGACATGTCGTATGACCACAAACCTGAGGATGAGCTGGAGCTAGCCAGAATAAAGAACGCTGGCGGGAAGGTGACGATGGATGGCCGTGTCAACGGAGGACTCAACCTATCAAGAGCTATTG gtgatcacttttataaaagaaacaagAATCTTCCCCCAGAGGAACAGATGATCTCTGCTCTACCTGATGTCAAAGTTCTGACATTCAATGAGGACCATGAGTTCATGGTTATCGCGTGTGACGGCATCTG GAATGTAATGAGCAGTCAGGAGGTGGTGGACTTTGTAACTGAGAGACTCAAAACAGATGCTGGTAAAGACAGGCCCCTGACTGCCATTATTGAGGAG CTTCTGGACCACTGCCTAGCACCAGACACATCAGGGGACGGCACAGGATGTGACAACATGACATGTATCATCATCACCTTCTCTCCACACCTCGTGTGCAACGTGGCCGAGTGCAGCAAGAAGAGGAAAGTGGACGAAACCGCCGCAGAGGAGAACGGAAGCGACAGCAAGAAATCCAAAACTGAATAA
- the si:zfos-1056e6.1 gene encoding uncharacterized protein si:zfos-1056e6.1 isoform X2: protein MSIALMAGFTENTYDTVWIALKRLDLNESRATALREVHMPSDANVATVTQILAHSFRLDESQTTFKIRNSHGCLIPLNCRMPANSKQMPYVLEVAKNFQNVNPRPRSIPMNVINKTIKPQLQSILKRDIEFLNQKLLFLHKRMQTAESYCWEGMLRRAPLW from the exons ATGTCGATTGCTTTGATGGCAGGTTTTACTGAAAACACTTATGATACAGTTTGGATTGCTCTGAAGAGGCTTGATCTCAATG AAAGCAGGGCCACAGCCTTGCGAGAGGTGCATATGCCAAGTGATGCAAATGTAGCCACTGTAACACAA ATTTTGGCTCATTCTTTCAGGCTTGATGAGTCTCAGACAACGTTTAAG ATCAGAAATAGTCATGGATGTTTAATACCTTTAAACTGCAGGATGCCTGCAAACAGCAAACAAAT GCCATATGTCCTTGAAGTAGCCAAAAACTTCCAAAATG TTAATCCAAGACCCAGAAGTATTCCCATGAATGtgatcaataaaacaataaagccACAACTACAGAGCATTTTGAAAAGA GATATTGAGTTTCTGAATCAAAAGTTGCTGTTTCTTCACAAAAGAATGCAG ACGGCTGAATCTTATTGCTGGGAGGGGATGCTTAGAAGAGCTCCACTGTGGTGA
- the si:zfos-1056e6.1 gene encoding uncharacterized protein si:zfos-1056e6.1 isoform X1, which produces MSIALMAGFTENTYDTVWIALKRLDLNESRATALREVHMPSDANVATVTQILAHSFRLDESQTTFKIRNSHGCLIPLNCRMPANSKQMPYVLEVAKNFQNVNPRPRSIPMNVINKTIKPQLQSILKRIERLEDLLPKVKQKHHEKISTDIEFLNQKLLFLHKRMQTAESYCWEGMLRRAPLW; this is translated from the exons ATGTCGATTGCTTTGATGGCAGGTTTTACTGAAAACACTTATGATACAGTTTGGATTGCTCTGAAGAGGCTTGATCTCAATG AAAGCAGGGCCACAGCCTTGCGAGAGGTGCATATGCCAAGTGATGCAAATGTAGCCACTGTAACACAA ATTTTGGCTCATTCTTTCAGGCTTGATGAGTCTCAGACAACGTTTAAG ATCAGAAATAGTCATGGATGTTTAATACCTTTAAACTGCAGGATGCCTGCAAACAGCAAACAAAT GCCATATGTCCTTGAAGTAGCCAAAAACTTCCAAAATG TTAATCCAAGACCCAGAAGTATTCCCATGAATGtgatcaataaaacaataaagccACAACTACAGAGCATTTTGAAAAGA ATTGAAAGATTAGAAGATCTGTTGCCTAAAGTCAAACAAAAACACCATGAAAAGATTTCAACA GATATTGAGTTTCTGAATCAAAAGTTGCTGTTTCTTCACAAAAGAATGCAG ACGGCTGAATCTTATTGCTGGGAGGGGATGCTTAGAAGAGCTCCACTGTGGTGA
- the apmap gene encoding adipocyte plasma membrane-associated protein, with product MNEPEGLRLRRLNRPQIITDEAHEPQHKTTGTYSGKVFRVTLLTLVAFLLLPLLVVVFILESPIQPEAFSLNEPPLMTGCYEPNIKLRQAERLFEDRLIGPESIANIGDVLYTGTADGKIVKIEGRNFHVLTTLGKSPCGSHEHEHTCGRPLGIRLGPNGTLFVADAYLGLFEVNPVTGDVKSLLSTGRMIGGRRLGFVNDLDITQDGKKLYFTDSSSRWQRRDFMKLIMEATADGRVLEYDTETREVTVMMENLRFPNGIQLFPDEESVLVAETTMARIRRVHVSGLNKGGMDTFIDNLPGFPDNIRRSSSGGYWVAMSAVRPNPGFSMLDFLSQRPWIKKLIFKLFSQDTLLKFVPRYSLVVELQDGGTCVRSFHDPHGMVAAYISEAHEHNGHLYLGSFRSPYLCKLDLSKV from the exons ATGAATGAGCCCGAGGGACTGCGCTTACGGAGGTTAAACAGACCTCAGATCATCACAGACGAAGCCCATGAACCTCAACACAAGACCACAGG CACGTACAGTGGGAAGGTGTTTCGTGTGACATTACTCACACTCGTGGCTTTCCTGCTCTTGCCCCTGCTGGTGGTGGTCTTCATCTTAGAGTCTCCTATTCAACCAGAGGCGTTCAG TCTGAATGAGCCGCCTCTGATGACGGGCTGTTACGAGCCCAACATTAAACTGAGACAAGCTGAGCGACTGTTTGAGGACCGGCTTATCGGCCCAGAATCCATTGCTAACATTGGAG ATGTTTTGTACACTGGCACGGCTGATGGAAAGATTGTGAAAATCGAGGGCAGGAACTTTCATGTGCTAACAACACTTGGCAAGTCACCATGCG GTTCTCATGAACATGAGCACACCTGTGGACGTCCCCTAGGAATCCGTCTGGGACCCAACGGCACCTTGTTTGTGGCTGATGCCTATTTAGGGTTGTTTGAGGTCAATCCTGTCACAG GTGATGTGAAGTCTCTGTTGAGCACAGGGAGGATGATCGGAGGTCGACGCCTGGGCTTTGTGAATGACCTGGACATTACTCAGGATGGGAAGAAGTTGTACTTCACTGACTCTAGCAGCAGGTGGCAGCGCAGAGACTTCATGAAGCTGATCATGGAAGCCACAGCAGATGGACG TGTGCTGGAGTATGATACAGAGACCAGAGAAGTGACTGTGATGATGGAGAACTTGAGGTTTCCCAACGGGATCCAGCTCTTCCCGGATGAGGAATCTGTTCTGGTGGCTGAAACAACCATGGCAAGGATAAGGAG AGTCCACGTGTCTGGTCTGAATAAAGGTGGCATGGATACATTTATAGACAACCTTCCAGGATTTCCTGACAACATCAGACGCAGCTCTTCAGGAGGTTACTGGGTGGCCATGTCTGCTGTTCGACCCAATCCTGGTTTCTCCATGCTTGACTTTCTGTCTCAGAGACCCTGGATTAAAAAGCTCATATTTAAG CTCTTCAGTCAAGACACGCTGTTGAAGTTTGTGCCGCGCTACAGTCTGGTGGTGGAGCTGCAGGATGGAGGGACGTGCGTGCGGAGCTTCCATGACCCACACGGCATGGTGGCGGCGTACATCAGCGAGGCCCACGAACACAACGGCCACCTCTACCTGGGTTCCTTCCGCTCACCTTATCTGTGCAAGCTGGACCTGAGCAAAGTGTGA